The Halococcus sediminicola genome includes a region encoding these proteins:
- a CDS encoding DUF3830 family protein encodes MGELEFDIDGDVYTAELLEEEAPESVEAMRDFLPLESHLMHVRWSGHATWVNIDEIELPEIPRENHTVYPSYGDILLYPGYRNEKEILVPCGSTCFKSPAGELAGNHVATLNAARDELREMEQETLRTGQKDITIREV; translated from the coding sequence ATGGGAGAACTGGAATTCGACATCGACGGCGACGTCTACACGGCCGAACTGCTCGAAGAGGAGGCTCCGGAGTCGGTCGAAGCCATGCGCGACTTCCTGCCGCTCGAATCACATCTGATGCACGTCCGCTGGAGCGGTCACGCGACGTGGGTCAACATCGACGAGATCGAACTTCCCGAGATCCCCCGCGAGAACCACACGGTGTATCCGTCCTACGGCGACATTCTGCTCTATCCGGGCTACCGCAACGAAAAGGAGATCCTCGTCCCCTGTGGCTCGACGTGCTTCAAGAGTCCTGCCGGGGAGTTGGCGGGCAACCACGTCGCAACCCTCAATGCCGCACGGGACGAACTCCGGGAGATGGAACAGGAAACGCTCAGAACCGGACAGAAAGACATCACCATCCGCGAAGTCTAA